In one Chitinophaga sancti genomic region, the following are encoded:
- a CDS encoding glycosyltransferase family 4 protein — protein sequence MPRLLLDCEKMKYANTGLYEFCKQLGFALLKNKAANEEMVFYMPRHLQGFFGNEGTYIKKNSLHKYWMPDFKPTVWHTTFQSTRYIPQPGKTPMVLTIHDLNAIHEKQAPAKIKAILKSVQKNIDRADHVVTISQFVMDDVKTHLNLGNKKTSVVYNGGHLETFPDFDAPAYRPATPFLFSLGGVNAKKNFHVLPALLKGNDYELIIAGPIFDEQYKQQIQVKAQEHGVADRVKILGAISYPDKYWYLSHCEGFLFPSIAEGFGIPVIEAMTMGKPCFLSTKTSLPEVGGPLSYYFLDFEPGSMQEVFRNGMLDYQQKNPAEAIKAYAARFSYDNMAKGYLDIYRSLY from the coding sequence ATGCCGCGACTCTTACTCGACTGCGAGAAAATGAAATACGCCAATACAGGACTCTATGAATTCTGTAAACAGCTGGGCTTTGCCCTCCTGAAAAACAAAGCGGCCAATGAGGAAATGGTGTTCTATATGCCCAGACACCTGCAGGGATTTTTTGGCAATGAAGGCACCTACATTAAAAAGAACTCCCTGCACAAATACTGGATGCCAGACTTCAAACCAACCGTATGGCATACCACCTTCCAGTCCACCCGGTATATACCACAGCCTGGCAAAACGCCCATGGTATTAACGATCCACGACCTGAACGCCATTCACGAAAAACAAGCTCCTGCAAAGATCAAAGCAATCCTGAAATCCGTTCAGAAAAACATAGACCGTGCTGATCACGTGGTGACCATTTCTCAGTTCGTGATGGACGATGTAAAAACACACTTGAACCTGGGCAATAAAAAGACCAGCGTAGTATACAATGGAGGCCACCTGGAAACCTTTCCTGACTTTGATGCACCTGCTTACCGCCCGGCCACACCATTCCTGTTTAGCCTTGGAGGTGTAAATGCAAAAAAGAACTTTCATGTGCTCCCGGCATTGCTGAAAGGAAACGATTATGAACTGATCATAGCCGGCCCCATCTTCGATGAGCAATACAAACAGCAGATACAGGTAAAAGCACAGGAGCATGGCGTGGCTGACCGGGTGAAAATCCTGGGCGCCATATCGTATCCCGATAAATACTGGTACCTTAGCCACTGTGAAGGTTTCCTTTTCCCTTCTATCGCTGAAGGTTTTGGAATACCCGTGATAGAAGCGATGACCATGGGTAAACCATGCTTCCTCTCTACCAAAACAAGTTTGCCTGAAGTTGGCGGACCACTGAGTTACTATTTCCTGGATTTTGAACCAGGCAGCATGCAGGAAGTATTCCGGAATGGCATGCTCGATTATCAGCAAAAGAACCCTGCGGAGGCAATTAAAGCCTATGCAGCACGTTTCAGCTATGATAATATGGCAAAAGGCTACCTGGATATTTACCGGAGCCTGTATTAA
- a CDS encoding glycosyltransferase family 4 protein, with amino-acid sequence MHRIGLDFEKLKYPHNGLYTFCLQLGQRLLSLQQQDEQLLYYMPASFAAFNGRFETIPYKWYDRYAFHPPKMDVFHAVHQTGNVWPRKQAKRTVVTIHDLNFLIDDRLKNWQKKYHLKQLQNQVDEADVIVSISKFTLNAIREHIRVPDSKCQIVYQGSEVKQFPGFDAPAYKPQKPFLFSIGMLTPKKNFHVLPSLLVGNDYELIIAGRQQGDYIKKIEAAAAELGVSNRLKLVGGITDEEKYWYYSQCLAFLFPSLAEGFGAPVVEAMHFGKPVFLSDKTSLPEVGGAHAYYFRDFAPEAMQDVFAKGLQHFSSNDHTDAIKKYAMQFSWDANAKAYFELYRKLY; translated from the coding sequence ATGCACCGCATCGGTCTGGATTTTGAGAAACTAAAGTATCCACACAACGGTCTTTACACCTTCTGTTTACAATTAGGACAACGACTATTGAGCCTGCAGCAGCAGGATGAACAACTGCTGTATTACATGCCTGCATCCTTTGCAGCATTCAACGGAAGGTTTGAAACAATCCCGTATAAATGGTATGACAGGTATGCATTTCATCCGCCAAAAATGGATGTATTTCATGCTGTTCATCAAACGGGCAATGTATGGCCCAGAAAGCAGGCAAAAAGAACGGTTGTGACCATTCATGACCTGAACTTCCTGATTGATGACCGCTTGAAAAACTGGCAGAAAAAATACCACCTGAAGCAATTGCAAAACCAGGTGGATGAAGCAGATGTAATCGTGTCTATTTCCAAGTTTACACTGAATGCAATCAGGGAACATATCAGGGTACCAGACAGCAAATGCCAGATCGTATACCAGGGCTCTGAAGTAAAACAATTTCCGGGTTTTGATGCACCCGCTTACAAACCCCAAAAACCTTTCCTGTTCTCGATAGGCATGCTCACACCCAAAAAGAATTTTCATGTGCTGCCTTCATTGCTCGTGGGGAATGATTATGAATTGATCATTGCCGGCAGACAACAAGGTGATTATATTAAAAAAATTGAAGCAGCAGCGGCAGAACTAGGCGTGAGCAACAGGTTAAAACTCGTAGGCGGCATTACTGATGAAGAGAAATACTGGTATTACAGTCAGTGCTTAGCCTTCCTGTTCCCTTCACTGGCAGAGGGTTTTGGGGCTCCGGTAGTAGAAGCGATGCACTTTGGTAAACCAGTGTTTTTATCTGATAAAACCAGCTTACCTGAAGTAGGAGGAGCACATGCTTATTACTTCCGTGATTTTGCGCCTGAAGCGATGCAGGATGTATTTGCAAAAGGGCTGCAACACTTTTCCAGCAATGATCATACAGATGCTATAAAAAAATATGCCATGCAGTTTAGCTGGGATGCTAATGCAAAAGCATATTTTGAATTATATAGAAAGCTTTATTAA
- a CDS encoding glycosyltransferase family protein — MKVAGFTFVRNAVKYDYPVLASIRSILPLCDEVIVSVGDSDDGTLALIQSIDSPKIKITHSVWDDSLKEGGRILAVETDKAFAHVSSDADWCFYIQADEVVHEKDYPAIKAAMEKYKDDPRVEGLLFEYMHFFGSYDYIGDSRVWYKNEIRVIRNDKKISSYRDAQGFRKEGQKLHVKPVDAHIYHYGWVKDPEAQARKLNNSYTLYNGANDEKMKKRVNISEFDYGEVDSLEVFKGKHPQAMQSRIDEKNWKFEHDISRKKFGFKDSILYWIEKRTGRRLFDYRNYKII; from the coding sequence ATGAAAGTAGCCGGATTCACTTTTGTTCGTAATGCCGTTAAATATGACTATCCTGTATTGGCATCTATCAGGTCGATCCTGCCACTGTGCGATGAGGTGATTGTCAGTGTTGGTGATTCTGATGATGGAACATTGGCGCTTATCCAGTCGATCGATTCTCCCAAGATTAAGATCACACATTCTGTATGGGATGATTCACTGAAAGAAGGCGGCAGGATCCTGGCAGTAGAAACAGACAAGGCATTTGCGCATGTAAGTTCGGATGCTGACTGGTGTTTTTATATACAGGCTGATGAGGTGGTGCATGAAAAGGATTACCCGGCTATTAAGGCTGCGATGGAGAAATACAAAGATGATCCAAGAGTAGAAGGATTGTTGTTTGAGTATATGCACTTCTTTGGTAGCTACGATTATATAGGAGATTCGAGAGTGTGGTATAAGAATGAGATCAGGGTGATCAGGAATGATAAGAAGATCTCTTCTTACCGGGATGCACAGGGTTTCAGGAAAGAGGGGCAGAAATTGCATGTGAAGCCGGTTGACGCGCATATTTATCATTATGGATGGGTAAAGGATCCGGAAGCGCAGGCAAGGAAATTGAATAATTCATACACTTTATATAATGGGGCGAATGATGAGAAGATGAAGAAGCGTGTGAATATTTCTGAGTTTGATTATGGAGAGGTAGATAGCCTGGAAGTGTTTAAGGGTAAGCATCCGCAGGCTATGCAGTCAAGAATTGATGAGAAGAACTGGAAATTTGAGCATGATATCAGCAGGAAGAAGTTTGGGTTCAAAGACAGTATTCTGTACTGGATAGAAAAAAGAACTGGTAGGCGATTGTTCGATTACAGGAATTATAAAATAATATAG
- the meaB gene encoding methylmalonyl Co-A mutase-associated GTPase MeaB, with product MRSLLTALLQGSTRALARCITLVENEASGYEALLADLPVNHHTRVIGITGPPGAGKSTLVNGLIELLLEQGKKVGIIAVDPSSPFNYGALLGDRVRMAQHFNNDNVFIRSMASRGALGGLSPRIIEVSDLMKAAGFDYLFIETVGVGQSEVEIAGIASTTVVVVVPEAGDEIQTMKAGLMEIADIFVVNKADRDNADAFVKNLRILAHSRVHETAVLKTVATTSQGLKELIQAIDQHQQHLTQTPEKHAQLLTEKAWQLIQRQRMKAYNRQALYQQIKTGLEKGDFNLYRFLQSIYAAE from the coding sequence ATGCGTTCTCTATTGACAGCTCTATTACAGGGCTCAACCAGGGCCCTGGCCCGATGTATTACCCTGGTGGAAAATGAAGCCAGTGGGTACGAAGCCCTGTTAGCAGACCTGCCAGTCAATCACCATACCCGGGTGATAGGGATCACAGGCCCTCCCGGTGCCGGTAAAAGCACCCTCGTAAATGGCCTGATCGAACTATTGCTGGAACAAGGTAAGAAAGTCGGTATCATCGCCGTAGATCCAAGCTCCCCCTTCAATTACGGTGCCCTGCTGGGAGACAGGGTGCGCATGGCCCAGCATTTCAACAACGATAACGTTTTTATCCGTTCCATGGCCAGCCGGGGAGCCCTGGGAGGCCTCAGCCCACGTATTATTGAAGTGAGCGACCTGATGAAAGCCGCGGGTTTCGATTATCTCTTTATCGAAACAGTAGGAGTGGGGCAAAGCGAGGTAGAAATAGCAGGAATTGCCAGCACCACCGTAGTTGTCGTCGTACCCGAAGCCGGCGATGAAATACAAACCATGAAAGCAGGGCTGATGGAAATTGCCGACATCTTCGTGGTAAATAAAGCAGACAGGGATAACGCAGATGCATTTGTAAAAAACCTGCGCATCCTGGCACATAGCCGGGTACATGAAACAGCCGTATTAAAAACAGTTGCTACCACCAGCCAGGGCTTAAAAGAACTGATCCAGGCCATCGATCAGCATCAGCAGCACCTTACCCAAACCCCTGAAAAACATGCACAACTACTTACCGAAAAAGCATGGCAACTGATACAGCGCCAGCGAATGAAAGCCTATAACAGGCAGGCACTCTATCAGCAAATTAAAACCGGACTGGAAAAGGGTGACTTCAATTTGTACCGCTTCTTACAATCCATTTACGCAGCAGAATAG